A stretch of DNA from Ranitomeya variabilis isolate aRanVar5 chromosome 1, aRanVar5.hap1, whole genome shotgun sequence:
gcaacacccgctagggccgtggggtacttggaaccgcGCACGGCTCTTAAATgggtggtcacagcagcggtgacccggtccgtggccctgagcacgCAATAAATGTGATGAGGGAATAGATAATGGATGAtggtggaaatgggaataaagttggTATAGAGAATGGaggattgttcgtgacgccacctgtggtgttcggctataaatggccgacgttgcttaaggagaccgctggggcagatggtgatttagctgggatggttctgctccccacaggtgcagCGGAGCCCCAGGGCTATCTGTGCAGTTCTGTAAGGGaattgtggatgttggggtgcatgACTGAGGgtccaggactgagggtgcgggaataactagaggacacaagggttgcagtttctttGCCTTTAATTTCAGGCTGAAGGTGCAGCAtggggcacaagtcacagctggtgatggagatctgggcagcctggaagcaattcagagtccccttagccaggtgaGGTTGGAGGCTttcctactgcgctgttctctgggtgcttggtaCTTTTAGTGCTCctgaagtccctctctcagtctgtccactaagtgaaacactacccgcatggcaggcaacttgagcctgttccaggtgtcactccgaagtggtgactccaggctctcgtACGCTGCTCTGCCTTCAGGTGTCGGCTGGgggcaggagacctgcaatctcctgttctccGGATTTGATTGCGGggcctgaagttccctcacaaacaTGGACTCCATTGTCCAGTCTggtgtcctggggtgagctcagtcgcagctcctatcctctagattctcctcacttcttgcctcttcctcctttaCTGTCTGCTCTCTCACACTGAActgactaactccgcctccaggccagaatttctagggaagttcccctaaaacaggtgttagagctcccccttctggtctggagtcaggaaaggtgttgtaatctgattgtattacctgctaaggggatccctcctgcttccaggcatgtcatcaccccccccccccccgccctgaggcaaagccactgtggcaaccggactcctggggtgccacatagtcTCTACAAACTTTTGTGATTTCTACAACCTACAGGGAACTGTTATCTGGACTTGCTCACACTTCAAAAGCTCCTGTATTAGGTCTCATGCACATTACCATATTTTTCGATCTGAGTATGAAAACATGACCATATTTTCGATCCGAGTAcaaaaacattggatcacacttgGACTAATACTGTTTTCTTTTATTTCTCTTAGAATCGCTAACACCTCACTGGGCACCGGTGTCACCACTTGTGGTAGATATGCACTGCTATTCCTCTAGTTTATCTACACATACCATGCTATTGCTATTGGCACCTTATTATGAGTCCTGTGCAAACCTCTATGCCTGCTGCCATTCACCATAGTGTCCATGTTTTCATCACACTATTGCATGCCATCGCTGCCTATATGGCATCCACGCATGCGCAGTCTTGCCCTCTCTCCTGCCTTCTATCATTCATTTAGCTCTGCAGTATCCACGCAGGCGCAATAGCAATAAAGCCCTTACTCCTGTCTCATAGCATTCATCAGCTCTGCGCAACTGCAGCTTGCTGCTGCGGTCACATGGTCTATGATGCGGCGGGTCACATGACCTGCTTGCTAGGAGCTTTTAAACCCGGAAGTAACGCTGGCAAACAGCGTCTTCTGGTTCTTCCAGCTACacagcgttccctggacctggataCATAAGGTAAATACATGGGGCCTTTCTCTCCATTCCCTCTTTGTTATATGCACATTTCTAAGGGGTATCTCCCACTGTGCATTTCTCTTCCAGCGCTAGTCCTTTACAGCGGGACCTTGCTTCCCCAGTGCGCCCCACCTCACAGtctccccaggagcctccaggtAACTAGTTCTACCCCTCCATACAGGTTACCATTACCCACATCCTGCGTTTTTCTTGTGGGCAATAATCATCTGCCCTCATCATATTCCTCAGGTTCATCTGCCCGGTAACACCTGTACGCAGGCCTTTTGTGCCTATACATTATTGCAGCCCTGCTTCCAGGTACTATATTGATATGCATATACTGGTATACAGTCAGGGGTCAACTCAGGGGCATGCCTAGGTCCACCTTTCTCTACACTGTGGTATCAGCAGGTCTGGACAACATTCATTCTATTGCGGATATATCTACATACATTTTCACTTGTATATACTGTTACTGTGCTATATGGTTTTGATTGGGATAGTCTGACAGACTCACGATCTTACTTTCTTCTTTTAGGTGCTCACTGTGCACTTCCGTCCCCAATACCACGGCCCAGCACCCATCATCACCTGCTACTTAGTATCCTTTGTTGGTCATTTAGGTGCAATTTTGTGATTTTATACAGTAGTTATACCATGCCTTGTATTCTCTCCTTATCCACGCTCACAGCTTTTTCTTTAGCTTGAGAAATTCCACGACTCACGCAGCACGTCTGGATTCGTTCCAACCGCCACGGTTGTCACCCTCTATTATCATTATTAATTTTGTCATTTATATACTTCTCTAGAACCAGCACCCATTTGATTTTTTATCTCGTTTTACTTGTGTGCATAtactggtcctctgtatgtgatccATATTGTGTAACATATGGCGTTCTCTGTAAATtatgtatttcagtttcatatatgatgtttctgatgaaggtcttgtgactgaaaacgtttatacatcatcaattactgaactggttgcaccaataaacgaacaattatttcttcatttttcaaaaagaactcttgagtgccaagttttttattaatttattgacgggttggaaaccttacttgagcaccacccaggagcctcgAGTGCCGTGTATAATTCTTGTATCTGACTCCTCCTTTACACGTGCACCCTGGACAATGTCTAGCGAGACGTTCTCCTTCAACGCAACAGAAGTGGCGGAAATTCTTTCAAAAGTGACCGCACCAAGCGACTTTCTTCAAATTCCCACCCAGGAATTAAAGAACCGAGACCTAGAACGTGAGTCTAGAAGAGCTATTAATTTGGAGCTCCACATTATTACATTGGCTGAATACCTTCGGGTTCAAAGAATTCCGAGGGGATTGCGGGTTTCTCTACAACCCACATTCTTCCGGGACGACAAGGACTATTGTAATAAATTTGAACATATTTTGAATAAGTGCTCTGCAGATTTGATGACATTAACCCTCTCTTATTTACAAAAGAATTTGGACACCGTGAACGCTCAAATATGTGCCATCGAAAACCAACTTACCAGCACAATGCCCCAGGAGGAATATCAAGAACTCAAAAAGAAAAACCAAGAGCTACTACGCACTCACAGGGTGGAATTAGAAAAGAAGAAAAGATCAAAGTTCCTGAGGGATGCGGAGGATTACCTTCAAAACCGCGTCTACCAGTGGCGAGATTCTCGGCGTTCCACCAGACGACACAGCTCCCTCAGCTCTTCTGGCTCCACCGACAGCAGGCCTGGCACTTCCAACACTTCTACCTCCCTTTCTTTTTTAGGGAACAGCCACGGTCGCCAaagaggaagacgaggcgggggggGCAATGCCGCAGGGGATTCCAGAAACCAGATGTCGACCCGATCCCAGGTAAGGATCTCCCACTGGTAATCAACATATCTTCTAAGAATCTGGACACACATCAGTTGTCACTACTTCAAAAGGGCCTATCCTTCAGCCCCATGTACAAGTTTAATTCTTTTGAACTAAAtatggacctacagaggttttTTCGGAACCTTCGGCTACGGGTCCACTTCTCGGACAAACCACCCACATTGACTTTACCAGCTGAGGGGGATGTCCCCCTTCTTGAACTTCGGAAGCTGGGACTACGAACCTCCAGTTCTTTCATGCCTCCACGGGGAAATCCACCAGTGGAGACCTTTGTGTCTCTAGTGGAA
This window harbors:
- the LOC143786019 gene encoding uncharacterized protein LOC143786019, with the translated sequence MSSETFSFNATEVAEILSKVTAPSDFLQIPTQELKNRDLEQFGHRERSNMCHRKPTYQHNAPGGISRTQKEKPRATTHSQGGIRKEEKIKVPEGCGGLPSKPRLPVARFSAFHQTTQLPQLFWLHRQQAWHFQHFYLPFFFREQPRSPKRKTRRGGQCRRGFQKPDVDPIPESLTPHWAPVSPLVVLTVHFRPQYHGPAPIITCYLLFL